From a single Nakaseomyces glabratus chromosome F, complete sequence genomic region:
- the MPC3 gene encoding mitochondrial pyruvate carrier (CAGL0F08085g~Ortholog(s) have pyruvate transmembrane transporter activity, role in mitochondrial pyruvate transport and mitochondrial membrane, plasma membrane localization), protein MSTIGFAFKRFWQSETGPRTVHFWAPTLKWGLVFAGLSDLNRPVDKLSGTQNLSLLATALIWTRWSFVIKPKNYLLASVNFFLGCTAGVQIGRLMNYRLTNGDTMSQAIGYLFHGKPANTIASSGNGKKPEQLIA, encoded by the coding sequence ATGTCTACGATAGGATTTGCTTTCAAGAGGTTCTGGCAGAGTGAGACAGGGCCTAGGACGGTACACTTCTGGGCTCCTACTTTGAAATGGGGTCTGGTCTTCGCCGGTCTGTCAGACCTTAACAGGCCGGTAGACAAGCTGAGCGGCACACAAAACCTGTCGCTGCTCGCTACGGCGCTGATATGGACGAGATGGTCCTTCGTGATAAAGCCAAAGAACTACTTGCTGGCGTCCGTGAACTTCTTCCTGGGATGCACCGCAGGTGTGCAGATCGGAAGACTGATGAACTACAGGTTGACCAACGGAGACACAATGTCACAGGCTATCGGGTACTTGTTCCACGGGAAGCCCGCCAACACCATCGCTTCCAGCGGGAACGGTAAGAAACCTGAACAACTAATTGCATAG
- the LSC2 gene encoding succinate--CoA ligase (GDP-forming) subunit beta (CAGL0F08107g~Succinate-CoA ligase beta subunit), with protein MFRGTVLNKNLAQLARVQGKRHLSIHEYRSAELLRKYGVGTPRGLPAMTPEEAAKAAEQLGTDKLVIKAQALTGGRGKGHFDTGFKSGVHMISSPQEASKLAKEMLQHKLITKQTGEKGKLVSAVYIAERVETKHEAYLSILMDRATGKPMIICSSEGGMNIEEVAEKNPDAIKKFSITVSEGLKPETAREIAESLGFSADAIDDAQDAVSKLYKIFSETDATQVEINPLSEIANNKDHKVMCTDAKFGFDDNAFFKQEEIFSWRDLTQEDPDEVSAKKYELNFVKLFGNIGCLVNGAGLAMATMDVIKLNGGEPANFLDCGGGATPETIKEGFRLIMSNDKVDAIFVNIFGGIVRCDFVALGLVEAAKELGLRIPIVARLQGTNLDEGRQIIKDSGLKIYSFDELDPAAKKVVELAHH; from the coding sequence ATGTTTAGAGGAACTGTATTGAACAAGAACCTGGCTCAATTGGCTCGTGTCCAGGGTAAGAGACACTTATCTATCCATGAATATAGGTCTGCTGAATTACTGAGGAAGTATGGTGTTGGTACCCCTCGTGGTTTACCGGCCATGACTCCTGAAGAAGCTGCCAAGGCTGCAGAACAGCTCGGGACCGACAAGCTGGTCATCAAGGCTCAGGCTTTGACTGGTGGTAGAGGTAAAGGCCATTTCGACACCGGCTTCAAGAGCGGTGTTCATATGATCTCATCTCCTCAGGAGGCCTCCAAATTGGCCAAGGAAATGCTACAGCACAAATTGATTACTAAACAAACTGGTGAGAAGGGTAAGCTAGTGTCTGCCGTTTACATCGCTGAAAGAGTCGAGACAAAGCATGAAGCTTATCTCTCTATTCTGATGGACAGAGCAACTGGTAAGCCAATGATAATATGCTCCAGTGAAGGTGGTATGAacattgaagaagttgCAGAAAAGAACCCAGATGCCATTAAGAAGTTTTCAATCACCGTTTCCGAGGGTCTAAAACCGGAAACAGCTCGTGAAATTGCTGAGTCTTTGGGTTTCAGTGCCGATGCTATCGACGATGCCCAGGATGCTGTCAGCAAACTGTATAAGATCTTCAGTGAAACCGATGCCACACAAGTAGAAATTAACCCATTGAGTGAGATTGCTAACAACAAAGACCACAAAGTTATGTGTACAGATGCCAAGTTTGGATTTGATGACAATGCTTTCTTCAAGCAAGAAGAGATTTTCTCCTGGAGAGACTTGACTCAGGAAGACCCAGATGAAGTAAGTGCCAAGAAATACGAATTGAATTTTGTTAAACTATTCGGAAACATCGGATGTTTGGTCAATGGTGCTGGTCTAGCCATGGCTACTATGGATGTTATTAAGTTGAATGGTGGTGAGCCAGCCAACTTCTTGgactgtggtggtggtgccaCTCCAGAAACCATCAAAGAAGGCTTCAGATTGATCATGTCTAATGATAAAGTAGATGCcatttttgtaaatatcTTCGGAGGCATTGTTAGATGTGATTTCGTTGCCTTAGGTCTAGTGGAAGCTGCAAAAGAATTGGGGTTGAGAATTCCAATTGTGGCTAGATTACAAGGTACCAATTTAGATGAAGGTCGTCAAATCATCAAGGACTCTGGTTTGAAGATCTACTCATTCGATGAATTGGACCCTGCTGCTAAGAAGGTAGTTGAACTAGCCCAccattaa